The Hyphomonadaceae bacterium ML37 genome includes a region encoding these proteins:
- a CDS encoding polymer-forming cytoskeletal protein, which produces MKSKAPSILSADLVVHGSIMSEGEVQLDGTVEGDVRAGSLTIGEEANVKGEVVAETVVIRGRVQGSVRARQVQLTSTARVEGDVIHATLSIESGAFFDGHCRRSTDPMTDKATARPAPARSDASAPASTPAAPKTEAQPQAQTSAFGKPATPAAPPPSAANAPKV; this is translated from the coding sequence ATGAAAAGCAAAGCCCCCTCCATTCTCAGCGCCGACCTGGTCGTGCACGGCTCGATCATGTCCGAAGGCGAGGTTCAGCTGGACGGCACGGTCGAGGGCGATGTGCGCGCCGGATCGCTGACCATTGGCGAGGAAGCCAATGTGAAGGGCGAAGTGGTCGCCGAAACCGTTGTGATCCGCGGCCGCGTCCAGGGCTCTGTGCGCGCGCGTCAGGTGCAGCTCACCTCCACCGCCCGTGTGGAAGGCGATGTGATCCACGCCACGCTGTCCATTGAAAGCGGCGCCTTCTTCGACGGCCATTGCCGCCGCTCCACCGATCCGATGACCGACAAGGCCACCGCCCGCCCGGCGCCTGCGCGCAGCGACGCGTCCGCGCCGGCCAGCACCCCCGCCGCGCCGAAGACCGAGGCTCAGCCTCAGGCGCAAACGTCCGCGTTCGGCAAGCCCGCAACGCCCGCCGCACCGCCGCCCTCGGCGGCCAATGCGCCGAAAGTCTGA
- a CDS encoding methylmalonyl-CoA mutase family protein codes for MTQSIRPLAEGFAAHSDADWRALAEDALKGAPFESLVRKTLDGVPRGPLFTLSDLDEACDPGAPGAAPFIRGASPVRDAFLPWGIRQRADLPDPAKANAAILQDLNGGASEITLAIDPAGRGGVAVKTADDLARTLDGVMADLAPVWLAPALESPEAGALFLNWLDAQGYDRASVRGGLGLTIPDTAGCAAVQDAIARYPALTPVTIRAHGVYEAGGSEAQELAFMCAAGAAWMGALIDQGLTPDTAAGALCVTLAADADVHLTIAKLRAARRLWSRILEAFGVSTDRRALKLHVITGARMTSASDPYTNLIRNACAGFAASVGGADSVEVRPFTHAMGGSTKFARRLSRNLQILLMEESHVGRTADPAGGGYLHETLAARLAEAAWTRFQAMEADGGAQAVLASGAFATDVAAMSAKRTQRYASGADSLIGVTAYPELDARTVETGVAHAPASAVDSSGHDPLPWPGLAPVRFAAPFEALRDAADAQGQRPAAFLATLGPRADFSARAGFAANRLAVAGIAAQPPEVFYTIEACADAFKRSGARLAVICGTDATYEADAAALAAALKPAGASAVWLAGKPMDIPGIDHFIHLRSDALKDGARAHAALGIGS; via the coding sequence ATGACCCAATCAATCCGCCCCCTGGCCGAGGGATTCGCCGCGCACTCCGACGCCGACTGGCGCGCCCTGGCCGAGGACGCGCTCAAAGGCGCGCCGTTCGAAAGCCTCGTGCGCAAAACGCTGGACGGCGTGCCGCGCGGGCCGCTGTTCACGCTGTCCGACCTTGACGAGGCCTGTGATCCCGGCGCGCCGGGCGCGGCGCCCTTCATCCGCGGCGCGTCGCCGGTGCGCGATGCTTTCCTGCCCTGGGGCATCCGTCAGCGCGCGGATCTGCCCGATCCGGCTAAGGCCAACGCGGCGATTCTCCAGGATCTCAATGGCGGCGCCAGCGAGATCACGCTGGCCATCGACCCGGCCGGGCGGGGCGGCGTTGCGGTGAAGACCGCTGACGATCTGGCCCGCACGCTGGACGGCGTCATGGCCGATCTCGCCCCGGTCTGGCTCGCTCCTGCTCTTGAGAGTCCTGAGGCCGGCGCGCTGTTTTTGAACTGGCTGGACGCTCAAGGCTATGACCGCGCGTCCGTGCGCGGCGGGCTGGGCCTGACGATCCCCGACACCGCCGGATGCGCCGCCGTGCAGGACGCGATTGCGCGCTATCCCGCCCTCACCCCGGTCACCATCCGCGCCCACGGCGTCTATGAAGCGGGCGGATCGGAGGCCCAGGAGCTCGCCTTCATGTGCGCAGCGGGCGCCGCCTGGATGGGCGCGCTAATCGACCAGGGCCTGACCCCCGACACAGCCGCCGGCGCGCTTTGCGTTACGCTGGCCGCCGACGCCGACGTGCATCTGACCATCGCCAAGCTGCGCGCTGCGCGCCGGCTCTGGTCGCGCATTCTGGAGGCGTTTGGCGTCAGCACGGATCGCCGCGCGCTGAAACTGCACGTAATAACCGGCGCGCGCATGACATCGGCCAGCGACCCTTACACCAACCTCATCCGCAATGCCTGCGCCGGGTTCGCGGCGTCTGTAGGCGGCGCTGACAGCGTGGAGGTGCGCCCCTTCACCCACGCCATGGGTGGCTCGACGAAATTCGCCCGGCGCCTGTCGCGCAATCTGCAAATCCTTCTGATGGAAGAAAGCCATGTGGGGCGCACGGCGGACCCGGCAGGCGGCGGCTATCTGCACGAGACCCTGGCCGCGCGCCTCGCCGAAGCCGCCTGGACGCGCTTCCAGGCCATGGAAGCCGATGGCGGCGCGCAGGCTGTGCTGGCCTCCGGCGCCTTCGCGACAGACGTCGCCGCCATGAGCGCCAAGCGCACCCAGCGCTATGCGTCCGGCGCAGACAGCCTGATCGGCGTCACGGCCTATCCCGAGCTGGACGCCCGCACTGTGGAGACCGGCGTGGCCCACGCCCCCGCCTCGGCAGTCGATTCCAGCGGCCATGATCCCCTGCCCTGGCCAGGCCTTGCGCCGGTGCGTTTCGCTGCGCCGTTTGAAGCCCTGCGTGACGCCGCCGACGCGCAGGGCCAAAGACCCGCCGCCTTCCTGGCCACGCTGGGCCCGCGTGCGGATTTCAGCGCCCGCGCCGGTTTCGCCGCCAACCGACTGGCCGTCGCCGGGATTGCGGCGCAGCCTCCAGAGGTCTTCTACACGATCGAGGCCTGCGCCGACGCCTTCAAACGCTCAGGCGCCCGGCTGGCGGTGATCTGCGGGACCGACGCGACCTACGAGGCGGACGCAGCCGCCCTCGCCGCCGCCCTCAAACCAGCCGGCGCAAGCGCCGTCTGGCTGGCGGGCAAGCCGATGGATATCCCCGGCATCGACCATTTCATCCATCTGCGCAGCGACGCCCTGAAAGACGGCGCGCGCGCCCATGCAGCCCTGGGGATCGGATCATGA
- a CDS encoding anion permease, translated as MTLDQGMILLILAAAMALFLWGRFRHDIIALGALLACVAAGLIEPGVAFAGFGHPAVITVACVLVLSRGLQNSGAVDVIARHAIPNGAGPLVSMGALVALGAVLSGFMNNVGAMALLMPVAVRMAGKFDLAPGQVLMPLAFGTILGGMTTLIGTPPNLIVSSFRASHSGEGFAMFDFAPVGLAVAVVGVIFVVAAARFLVPANRSSGEDEFSTGAYMTEARVGEKSRAAGLTLRQVEDLFGKADAQVLAIVRQDVRITAPHRRRKVLAGDILVLEADVGDLPAVLTVLGVKLEERGSSKPAVAAADKREAEDEKKAAREKENAAATDGDAKAARARDDGSDEIVLREYVILPEAGLGGRSASELRLRTRFGINLLAVSRDGMRSRARLRTMKFRAGDLLLLEGAPEALSEFAADTGLAPLAERDLRVPNPRKAIIASVIMAGAVGGAAFGLLPAAVSFAMGVIASMITSTVPPRTVYQAIDWPVVVLLASLIPVAGAMESTGLADLIAQGLIGTVAMGHGVLALAAILIVTMFLSDMINNAATAAVMCPVAIGSAAALNVNPDAFLMAVAIGASCAFLTPIGHQNNTLILGPGGFRFGDFWRLGLPLEALVVAVSIPLLLVVWPL; from the coding sequence ATGACGCTTGATCAGGGAATGATCCTCCTCATCCTCGCTGCCGCCATGGCGTTGTTTCTGTGGGGACGCTTCCGCCATGACATCATCGCACTCGGCGCGCTGCTGGCCTGCGTCGCCGCCGGGCTGATCGAGCCTGGCGTGGCCTTTGCGGGCTTCGGCCACCCGGCGGTCATCACGGTCGCCTGCGTGCTGGTGCTGAGCCGGGGCCTGCAGAATTCCGGGGCCGTGGACGTCATTGCGCGCCACGCCATCCCCAATGGGGCCGGACCCCTGGTCTCCATGGGCGCGCTGGTGGCGCTGGGCGCAGTGCTGTCGGGCTTCATGAATAATGTCGGCGCCATGGCGCTGCTGATGCCGGTCGCCGTGCGCATGGCGGGCAAGTTCGATCTGGCGCCGGGTCAGGTGCTGATGCCTTTGGCCTTCGGGACGATCCTGGGGGGTATGACCACGCTGATCGGCACGCCGCCCAATCTGATTGTCTCGAGTTTCCGGGCCAGCCATTCGGGCGAGGGCTTCGCGATGTTCGATTTCGCCCCGGTGGGTCTGGCTGTGGCGGTGGTCGGGGTCATCTTTGTTGTAGCGGCGGCCCGATTCCTGGTGCCCGCCAACCGCTCCAGCGGCGAGGACGAGTTTTCCACCGGCGCCTACATGACCGAGGCGCGAGTGGGCGAGAAGAGCCGCGCCGCCGGCCTGACCCTGCGTCAGGTGGAGGATTTGTTTGGCAAGGCCGACGCCCAGGTGCTCGCCATCGTGCGCCAGGATGTGCGGATCACGGCGCCCCATCGCCGCCGCAAGGTGCTGGCGGGCGATATCCTGGTCCTGGAAGCCGATGTGGGCGATTTGCCCGCCGTTCTGACGGTTCTGGGCGTCAAGCTGGAGGAGCGTGGCTCGTCCAAACCGGCCGTGGCGGCGGCGGACAAGCGCGAAGCGGAGGACGAGAAAAAGGCCGCGCGCGAAAAGGAAAACGCCGCGGCCACCGACGGCGACGCCAAGGCCGCCCGCGCGCGCGATGACGGCTCGGACGAGATCGTGCTGCGCGAATACGTGATCCTGCCCGAGGCCGGGCTGGGCGGCCGCTCGGCCAGCGAGCTGCGCCTGCGCACACGGTTCGGCATCAATCTGCTGGCGGTGTCGCGCGACGGCATGCGCTCGCGCGCGCGGCTGCGCACGATGAAATTCCGCGCCGGCGATCTGTTGCTGCTGGAGGGCGCGCCCGAGGCGCTGTCCGAGTTCGCCGCCGATACCGGGCTGGCGCCGCTGGCCGAGCGCGATCTGCGCGTGCCCAATCCGCGCAAGGCCATCATAGCCAGCGTGATCATGGCGGGCGCCGTGGGCGGGGCGGCGTTCGGGCTGCTGCCGGCCGCCGTGTCCTTTGCGATGGGCGTTATCGCCTCGATGATCACCTCCACCGTGCCGCCGCGCACAGTCTATCAGGCGATCGACTGGCCGGTGGTGGTGCTGCTGGCGTCGCTGATCCCGGTGGCGGGCGCGATGGAGTCGACCGGTCTGGCCGATCTGATCGCGCAGGGCCTGATCGGGACCGTGGCGATGGGCCATGGCGTGCTGGCGCTGGCCGCCATCCTGATCGTGACCATGTTCCTGTCGGACATGATCAACAATGCTGCGACCGCCGCCGTGATGTGTCCGGTCGCCATCGGGTCCGCCGCAGCGCTGAACGTCAATCCGGACGCCTTCCTGATGGCGGTGGCCATCGGGGCGTCATGCGCCTTCCTGACCCCGATCGGTCACCAGAACAATACGCTGATCCTGGGGCCGGGCGGCTTCCGGTTCGGGGATTTCTGGCGTCTGGGACTGCCGCTGGAGGCGCTGGTGGTGGCGGTGAGCATCCCGCTTCTGCTGGTGGTGTGGCCGCTTTAG
- a CDS encoding DUF2793 domain-containing protein: protein MSDATPMLGLPWLMPAQAQKHVTVNEALGRLDALVQAHALSASVAAQPSDPAPGDSYILPDEPEGEDWDVFDPGSLVWFQDGAWHGAAPRAGLVVFVADIGALMVFDGSAWRELDAMIRALANLEGLGVGTAPDAVNRFAAKLNTALWTALTSGEGGTGDLRYTLNKEAAGHVLSLLLQSGWSGRAELGLIGDDDLALRVSPDGAEWIAALRVERATGAAHMPALTTLSLNGGPLAGLRNHVINGRFDVWQRGPADIPDMWRLVSAGGGAASAARALHPAGQSDVPGGGAAFLRWTVTGEPASTPVLVTRIEDVRTLSGRPAALGFYLRSDAARSLQVRLVQTFGAGGSSAVHLDDQSVEAGTGWSRHALVFDAPAVTGKTIGEGSYLEIRFSGETGPASQVFDLDLVQLEAGAAASVFEHRPEALERALCLRYFERIAALHVHGCFATGYAAGASDSRAFLIHQPKRATPSYASGGAFRFHPPSLGVITELAFTRPASGRVEIVAAVTDASAAGGVCGVLRADSDSAAHIDISAEL, encoded by the coding sequence ATGAGCGATGCGACCCCCATGCTCGGCCTGCCCTGGCTGATGCCGGCCCAGGCCCAGAAGCATGTCACGGTGAACGAGGCGCTGGGGCGGCTCGATGCGCTGGTGCAGGCCCATGCGCTGAGCGCCAGCGTTGCGGCGCAGCCGTCCGATCCTGCGCCGGGCGACAGCTATATTCTTCCTGACGAACCCGAGGGCGAAGACTGGGATGTATTCGATCCGGGATCGCTGGTCTGGTTCCAGGATGGCGCCTGGCACGGCGCCGCGCCGCGCGCCGGGCTGGTGGTGTTCGTCGCCGATATCGGCGCGCTGATGGTGTTTGACGGCTCGGCCTGGCGCGAGCTGGACGCGATGATCCGGGCTCTGGCCAATTTGGAGGGCCTCGGTGTGGGGACCGCGCCGGACGCGGTCAACCGCTTTGCTGCCAAGCTCAACACCGCGCTGTGGACGGCCCTGACGTCGGGCGAGGGCGGGACGGGCGATCTGCGCTACACGCTCAACAAGGAGGCGGCGGGCCATGTGCTCTCCCTGCTGCTGCAGTCGGGCTGGAGCGGGCGCGCCGAGCTGGGCCTGATCGGTGATGATGACCTGGCTCTGCGCGTCTCGCCTGATGGCGCGGAATGGATCGCGGCGCTGCGCGTGGAGCGCGCCACCGGCGCCGCGCACATGCCCGCCCTGACCACGCTATCCCTCAATGGCGGACCGCTGGCGGGCCTGCGCAATCATGTGATCAATGGCCGGTTCGATGTGTGGCAGCGCGGACCGGCCGACATTCCCGACATGTGGCGGCTGGTGAGCGCGGGCGGCGGCGCGGCGTCGGCGGCGCGCGCGTTGCACCCGGCCGGCCAGAGCGATGTGCCCGGCGGCGGCGCGGCCTTCCTGCGCTGGACGGTGACGGGTGAGCCAGCCAGTACGCCGGTGCTGGTGACGCGCATCGAGGACGTGCGCACGCTGTCGGGGCGTCCGGCGGCGCTGGGTTTTTACCTGCGCAGCGATGCGGCGCGCAGCCTGCAGGTCCGGCTGGTGCAGACTTTCGGCGCGGGCGGATCGTCTGCGGTGCATCTCGATGATCAGAGCGTGGAGGCCGGGACCGGATGGAGCCGCCACGCGCTGGTGTTCGACGCGCCGGCGGTCACCGGCAAGACAATCGGCGAGGGCAGCTATCTGGAGATCCGGTTCAGCGGCGAAACGGGTCCGGCGTCTCAGGTGTTCGATCTTGATCTGGTCCAGCTGGAGGCCGGAGCGGCGGCCAGCGTGTTCGAGCATCGCCCCGAGGCGTTGGAGCGGGCGCTGTGCCTGCGCTATTTCGAGCGGATCGCCGCGCTGCACGTCCATGGCTGCTTCGCCACGGGCTATGCCGCCGGCGCCTCGGACAGCCGGGCCTTTCTGATCCATCAGCCCAAGCGTGCAACGCCCAGCTATGCGAGCGGCGGCGCATTCCGCTTTCACCCCCCGTCGCTGGGCGTCATCACCGAGCTGGCCTTCACCCGGCCCGCGTCCGGGCGGGTGGAGATCGTGGCGGCGGTGACAGACGCCAGCGCCGCGGGGGGCGTGTGCGGCGTGCTGCGCGCCGATTCCGACAGCGCCGCCCATATCGACATTTCTGCGGAGCTTTGA
- the prfB gene encoding peptide chain release factor 2 (programmed frameshift), with product MRAEIAELKQAVEQSTLLLRRRLDWDTASKRLDELNARAEDPSLWDKPEQAQTLMRERNRLDASIREVSEIEAELSDNIEVAEMAEAEGEEELYEEALIALRQLSRRAGKAELQALLSGEADANDCYVEIHPGAGGTEAQDWAEMMSRMYTRWAEKSGYKVEVIDYQAGEEAGIKSVTLLVKGENAYGWLKTEAGVHRLVRISPYDSSGRRHTSFASVWSYPLVDDTINIEILDKDVRTDTYRASGSGGQHINKTDSAVRLTHIPTGIAVACQSERSQHKNRAKAWDMLRARLYEQELQKREAAAQAEADSKSDIGWGHQIRSYVLQPYQMVKDLRTQVETSDTQGVLDGDLDPFMAAALAARVGVEDAPDA from the exons ATGCGCGCTGAAATCGCCGAGCTGAAACAGGCCGTTGAACAGTCCACCCTCCTTCTGCGGAGGCGTCTT GACTGGGATACCGCCAGTAAACGCCTTGATGAACTGAACGCCCGCGCCGAAGACCCCTCGCTGTGGGACAAGCCTGAACAGGCCCAGACCCTGATGCGCGAGCGCAACCGGCTGGACGCTTCGATCCGCGAGGTGAGCGAGATCGAGGCCGAGCTGTCCGACAATATCGAAGTGGCCGAGATGGCCGAGGCCGAAGGCGAGGAAGAGCTGTACGAAGAAGCGCTCATTGCGCTGCGTCAGCTTTCCAGGCGGGCGGGCAAGGCCGAGCTGCAGGCGCTGTTGTCGGGCGAGGCCGACGCCAATGACTGCTATGTGGAGATACACCCGGGCGCAGGCGGCACCGAGGCCCAGGACTGGGCCGAGATGATGTCGCGCATGTATACGCGCTGGGCGGAGAAATCGGGCTACAAGGTCGAGGTGATCGACTATCAGGCCGGCGAGGAGGCGGGGATCAAATCGGTCACGCTGCTGGTCAAGGGCGAGAACGCCTATGGCTGGCTGAAGACCGAGGCGGGCGTGCACCGGCTGGTGCGCATTTCGCCCTATGACAGCTCGGGCCGGCGCCATACCAGCTTCGCCAGTGTCTGGTCCTATCCGCTGGTGGATGACACCATCAATATCGAGATCCTCGACAAGGATGTGCGCACGGACACCTACCGGGCCTCCGGCTCGGGCGGCCAGCACATCAACAAGACCGACTCGGCCGTACGCCTGACCCATATCCCCACCGGCATCGCCGTGGCGTGCCAGTCTGAACGCTCCCAGCACAAGAACCGGGCCAAGGCCTGGGACATGCTGCGCGCGCGCCTGTATGAGCAGGAATTGCAGAAGCGCGAGGCGGCCGCGCAGGCCGAGGCCGATTCCAAAAGCGATATCGGCTGGGGCCACCAGATCCGCTCCTACGTCCTGCAGCCCTATCAGATGGTCAAGGATTTGCGCACCCAGGTGGAGACGTCCGATACCCAGGGCGTGCTGGATGGCGATCTCGACCCGTTCATGGCGGCGGCGCTGGCCGCGCGTGTCGGTGTGGAAGACGCGCCGGACGCCTAA
- a CDS encoding M23 family metallopeptidase — protein sequence MVKRLLAGPWEHIKQRFPDRQIYHRTEGQVRYFAVTTEMQVAAITGVCLLAVWLAITSVNMVLSARAEGRADHEIRLLAERHQQQLDEARAAEAAAIAYVESRTSAFDRTAGELQNRSNTLRRLLDFAEDLSVTRERESPSLDDGRILMAATEGDEVPREPLVAPTALALDPDADPAEQRVAALLADQEAALALVEESAEQRLEKLRAVLRLTGMRVDQAVSAGPLDGEGGTGGPFIPIDQAPVFSGGLDLNDPFNARIARITARLVEAEQVEQLLTSTPLALPIEGPHRRTSPYGTRIDPFTRRPAFHAGSDFAAYRGAPIVSPAPGRVVYAGWRAGYGRTVEVDHGFGFRTRFAHLHSIDVRRGDDVEARQRLGGMGSTGRSTATHLHYEIWFRGAHVDPEDFIRAGRYVH from the coding sequence ATGGTGAAACGTCTTCTGGCCGGGCCGTGGGAGCATATCAAGCAACGCTTCCCCGACCGGCAGATCTATCACCGCACCGAAGGTCAGGTGCGGTATTTTGCTGTCACCACCGAGATGCAAGTGGCCGCCATCACCGGCGTCTGCCTGCTGGCCGTATGGCTGGCCATCACCTCGGTCAACATGGTGCTGAGCGCGCGGGCCGAAGGCCGCGCCGATCATGAAATACGCCTCCTGGCCGAACGCCATCAGCAACAGCTCGATGAGGCCCGCGCCGCCGAGGCCGCCGCCATCGCCTATGTGGAATCGCGCACCAGCGCGTTCGACCGCACCGCCGGCGAACTGCAAAACCGCTCCAACACGCTGCGCCGCCTGCTCGATTTCGCCGAGGACCTGTCCGTCACGCGCGAACGCGAAAGCCCGAGCCTGGACGATGGCCGCATCCTGATGGCCGCCACCGAGGGCGACGAAGTCCCGCGCGAGCCGCTGGTGGCGCCCACGGCGCTGGCTCTCGATCCCGACGCCGATCCGGCTGAACAGCGCGTCGCCGCGCTTCTGGCCGATCAGGAGGCCGCTCTGGCCCTGGTCGAGGAAAGCGCCGAACAGCGGCTGGAAAAACTGCGCGCGGTGCTGCGCCTGACCGGCATGCGGGTGGATCAGGCGGTGAGCGCCGGTCCGCTGGACGGTGAAGGCGGCACGGGCGGTCCCTTCATCCCGATTGACCAGGCGCCGGTGTTTTCCGGCGGTCTGGACCTGAACGACCCCTTCAACGCCCGCATCGCGCGCATCACGGCGCGCCTGGTCGAGGCCGAACAGGTGGAGCAATTGCTCACCTCGACCCCGCTGGCTCTGCCCATCGAGGGGCCGCACCGGCGCACCTCGCCCTACGGCACGCGCATCGACCCGTTCACGCGCCGCCCGGCGTTCCACGCGGGGTCCGATTTCGCCGCCTATCGCGGGGCGCCGATCGTGTCGCCCGCGCCGGGACGGGTCGTTTACGCGGGCTGGCGGGCAGGCTATGGTCGCACGGTGGAGGTCGATCACGGGTTCGGGTTCCGGACCCGTTTTGCGCATCTGCACTCCATTGATGTGCGCCGCGGTGACGACGTCGAGGCCAGGCAACGCCTGGGGGGCATGGGCTCGACGGGCCGTTCGACAGCGACCCATCTTCACTACGAGATTTGGTTCCGTGGCGCGCACGTGGACCCCGAAGATTTCATCAGAGCGGGACGCTATGTTCACTAA
- the scpA gene encoding methylmalonyl-CoA mutase gives MSRHPDFTRLDLGQPETATAPGADAAPFETAERLPIAPVYDGSSVEGLDFLDHKPGAAPFHRGPYPTMFVQRPWTIRQYAGFSTAADSNAFYRRNLAAGQKGLSVAFDLATHRGYDSDNPRVIGDVGMAGVAIDSILDMRQLFDGIPLDQMSVSMTMNGAVLPVLALYIVAAEEQGVPAARLSGTIQNDILKEFMVRNTYIYPPAPSMRIISDIFAFTAREMPRYNSISISGYHMQEAGAPADLELAYTLADGLDYIAAGVKAGLDVDAFAPRLSFFWGISMNYFMEVAKLRAARLLWARLVRERFAPKSDKSLSLRTHSQTSGWSLTAQDVFNNVARTTIEAMAAVDGHTQSLHTNSLDEALALPTDFSARIARNTQLVLASEAHLTDAIDPWGGSYFVERLTHDLAARALEHIDEIDSLGGMTKAIEEGVPKLRIEEAAARTQARIDSGLQTIVGINKFRLTEPEDVPVLKVDNRKVRAEQLAKLEQLRCERDAEQTRAALDALTRAAASDGNLLAACIDAARARATVGEMSDAMEKVFGRHKAEIRSVQGVYLKAAGNDESVRRARAAADRFAEAEGRRPRILIAKMGQDGHDRGQKVVASAFADLGWDVDIGPLFQTPEEAARQAVENDVHVVAASSLAAGHLTLVPALKAALEADGRGDMLIVVGGVIPPEDVPELKAMGAAAVYPPGTVISDSALDLIAMLQG, from the coding sequence ATGAGCCGCCATCCCGACTTCACCAGGCTCGATCTCGGCCAGCCCGAAACCGCGACCGCCCCGGGCGCGGACGCCGCCCCGTTCGAGACCGCCGAGCGCCTGCCCATCGCGCCGGTCTATGACGGCTCAAGCGTGGAAGGGCTCGATTTCCTCGATCACAAGCCCGGTGCAGCGCCGTTTCATCGCGGCCCCTACCCCACCATGTTCGTCCAGCGGCCCTGGACCATCCGCCAATATGCCGGTTTCTCCACGGCGGCTGATTCCAACGCCTTCTACCGGCGCAATCTGGCGGCCGGGCAGAAGGGCCTCTCGGTCGCCTTCGATCTGGCCACCCATCGCGGCTATGACAGCGACAATCCGCGCGTCATCGGCGATGTGGGCATGGCGGGCGTGGCCATCGACAGCATTCTGGACATGCGCCAGCTGTTCGACGGCATCCCGCTGGACCAGATGAGCGTGTCCATGACCATGAACGGCGCGGTGCTGCCCGTTCTGGCGCTCTATATCGTGGCCGCCGAGGAGCAGGGCGTGCCGGCGGCCAGGCTGTCAGGCACGATCCAGAACGACATCCTCAAAGAGTTCATGGTGCGCAACACCTATATCTACCCGCCTGCGCCCTCCATGCGGATCATCTCCGACATCTTCGCCTTCACCGCCAGGGAGATGCCGCGCTACAACTCCATCTCCATCTCCGGCTATCACATGCAGGAGGCCGGCGCCCCGGCGGACCTCGAGCTAGCCTATACCCTCGCCGACGGTCTGGATTACATCGCCGCAGGCGTGAAGGCCGGGCTGGATGTGGATGCGTTTGCGCCGCGCCTGTCCTTCTTCTGGGGCATTTCCATGAATTATTTCATGGAGGTGGCCAAGCTGCGCGCGGCCCGCCTCTTGTGGGCGAGGCTGGTGCGCGAGCGCTTTGCGCCCAAAAGTGACAAGTCGCTGTCCCTGCGCACCCACTCCCAGACCTCGGGCTGGTCGCTGACGGCGCAGGACGTGTTCAATAATGTGGCCCGCACCACCATCGAGGCCATGGCGGCGGTGGATGGCCATACCCAGTCGCTGCACACCAATTCGCTGGACGAGGCGCTGGCCCTGCCCACCGATTTCTCCGCGCGGATCGCCCGCAACACCCAGCTGGTGCTGGCCAGCGAGGCCCATCTCACCGACGCCATCGATCCGTGGGGCGGCTCATACTTCGTCGAGCGCCTGACCCATGATCTGGCCGCCCGCGCGCTGGAGCATATCGACGAGATCGATTCTCTGGGCGGCATGACCAAGGCCATCGAGGAAGGCGTGCCCAAGCTGCGCATCGAGGAAGCGGCCGCGCGCACCCAGGCGCGCATCGACTCCGGCCTGCAGACCATTGTCGGCATCAACAAATTCCGCCTGACCGAGCCCGAAGACGTGCCGGTGCTGAAAGTCGACAACCGCAAGGTGCGCGCCGAGCAGCTGGCCAAGCTGGAGCAATTGCGCTGCGAACGCGACGCGGAGCAGACCCGCGCCGCGCTGGACGCCCTCACCCGCGCGGCGGCCTCTGACGGCAATCTTCTGGCGGCGTGTATTGACGCGGCGCGCGCACGCGCCACGGTGGGCGAGATGTCCGACGCCATGGAAAAGGTGTTCGGGCGCCACAAGGCGGAGATCCGCTCGGTCCAGGGGGTGTATTTGAAAGCCGCGGGCAATGACGAGAGCGTGCGGCGCGCCCGCGCCGCCGCAGACCGGTTCGCTGAGGCTGAAGGCCGGCGCCCGCGCATTCTCATCGCCAAGATGGGCCAGGACGGCCATGACCGCGGCCAGAAAGTCGTCGCCAGCGCGTTTGCCGACCTCGGCTGGGACGTGGATATCGGCCCGCTCTTCCAGACGCCCGAGGAAGCCGCCCGCCAGGCGGTGGAGAACGACGTTCACGTCGTCGCCGCCTCGTCACTCGCCGCCGGTCACCTGACCCTGGTGCCCGCCCTGAAAGCCGCGCTGGAGGCCGACGGGCGCGGCGACATGCTGATCGTAGTGGGCGGCGTCATCCCGCCCGAAGACGTGCCCGAACTCAAAGCCATGGGCGCAGCGGCGGTGTATCCTCCTGGCACTGTCATCTCGGACTCAGCGCTGGATCTGATTGCCATGCTGCAAGGGTAG